ATGAAGATCGACTGGACCTTCTACTGCTTCAAGTGCGACGGCATGGCCTCCATGCGCACCTGCCCCCACACCAAGGATGACCGCGTCATCCTCTCCGGCACCAAGCTGCGCAAGGCCCTCTCCGAAGGCGCTGAAGTGCCCGATCACTTCGGCCGCACCGAAGTCCTGGACATCCTGCGCGCCTACTACGAAGGCCTGACCGAAAAGGTCGAGGTCAAGATGCAGAAGGCCGCCTCCGGTCAGGAAATGAAATAAGTTTCCGACTGGACTGCGAGTTATTGATGGAGCGCCCTTCGGGGCGCTCCTTTTTTGTCGCTGCCTGCAAGATTCGCCTCCCCCCAGCCCCTTGCCCCCCGTCGCGTTTCCGGCTAGATGCTTGTGTTCACCATGCGCCAAAATTCCACTCCTCCCCGCGATGTTGAGCGAGAACTCGCTCGATTGGATCACAAGCTCCTCGATATCCTCGAAGAGCGCGCTGCCATTTTGGCAGCCATGCGAGCCGGCAAGAAAGGCCGGGCCGCCATGGAACAGCACCTCGAACAGCGCCTCTGGCAGGCCTGGGAGGAACGCGCCGGCCGCGCCACGGGCGACAAGTCCCGCTGGCGGACCCTGTTCACCCTCATCCAGGACCTCCCCGCCGCCCGCCATCCCGAGCCCGGCGAATCCACGGCCGGCTTCCAGCTCTTCCCCAAACCGGTCCCCTGCAAGGCCCAGGTCCTTGCCCCGGCCGGCGTCTGGGAATCCCAGTGCTGGGCCGCCCTGGCCGTGCAGTGCTCCCGCCATGCCCAGCTGCGCGGTGTGGCCTTCAACGCCGCCCTGGCCTTTCTGGTCAAGGCCCTGAACCACGCCGGGGCCACCATCCGCTGGAACAACGACATCCTGGCCAGCGAGGGCGGCAGCATCAAACTGGATGGCAAGGCCCTTTTTGTGGGCGATGACGCCCTGGGCTGCTACTTCCTGTTGTTCCTGGCCCTTGGCCAGCACATCCGCCTGCGGGTCACGGGCGATACCGGCCTCAAGCTCCTGGATCTTTCCCCCGTGGGCCGATTCCTCCAGGCCTTCCAGGCCCGGCTCACGCCCGTGGTGCCCGGCTCCAAGGGCCTGCCGGCCCGGCTGGAAAGCGCCGGCCTGCCGCCGGCGGCCATCCAGCTGCCGTCGGACCTGCCCCCCGAAGCCCTGCTGGCCCTGGCCATGGCGGCGCCTTCGTACGAAGAAGGCCTGTCCATCTCCTGGAAAGACAGCAAATTCGAGCCCGTGGCTGCCCGGGCCGCGGCCGTGCTGGCCAGTTTTGTGCCCGATGCGGTGCACGTCCCCGGCACCCTGACGATTCCGCGCGCCGAGCCCACCCTGCCCCCCGTGGCACACCTGCCCATGGACCCCCTGCTGGCCGTCAGCCTGCTGGCCCTGCCCCTGTGCCACCCTGCCGGCGGCGACATGGCCCTGGAGGGTGCGTTCCCGGCCCAGCGGTCCCCGTGGAAGGAAGGTCTGGCCCTGCTGCGGGCGGCCGGCGGCGAACCCGAAGTTGATCCGGACATGGTCCGCGTGGCGGTGGACGGTTCTCGCCGTGGCTCGCTGATCCTGGACACCATGGCCGATCCCGCCTGCTTCCCCCTGTCCTTTGCTCTGGCCGCCGCACGCATGCTGCAGGATGCCGAGGCCACGGCGCAGCTTTCCCTGCCGGCCACGGATCTGGACCGCCAGGCCTGCGAGGAGCTGGCTGCCCGTCTGGGCCTGCGCATGGAGCAGGACGACGCCTGCCTGCGCCTGACCGGCCGCATGGGCGAGGCCGGCGCCACCACCCCCTGGCTGGCCCCCACCGCCGCCTGGGGCCTGGCCTACGCCTGCCTGAGCATGGCCCGCCCCGGTCTGGCCCTGGCCAACCCCGGCGGAGTGACGGAGCTGCTCCCCCGGTTCTGGAATCTGTTCAACACCCTGCCGCAGCCGCCGCGCGATGTGTTGCTGGTGGCCCCGGCGCCCATGGACGAGGAGAACGCCGATGACGGTCGTGGACGAAAACGACGCATCAAGCTTCGCGGAGATATCACGCCTTCGTGAGGAGATTGAGCGTCTGGAATCCGAAAAACGCGCCGCCGAACAGCGGGCGCAGCAGTTGCGCCGTGCGGAGAATCCCGGCGCGGGCGTGTACTATGCCCAGGAAATCTTCCAGGCCCAGCAGGACAAGCTGCGCCTGGACGTGGAAATCCAGCTGCGCAAAAACAAGATCAACCGCCTGCGGCTTGGCTGGGACGGCGGAGAGCTTGCCCAGCCGCCGTCCTTTCTGCAGTAGCCACCCTTCTACCCCTACCCTACCGCCATGCCCAAGAACCTCACGCAAAAGATCATTGCCGCCCACCTGATGGACGGCTCCATGGAACCCGGCGCTGAAATCGGCCTCAAAATCGACCAGACCCTCACGCAGGACGCCACCGGCACCATGGCCTATCTGCAGTTCGAGGCCCTGGGGCTGGATCGCGTCAAAACCGAGCTCTCCGTGAGCTACGTGGACCACAACACCCTGCAGATGGGCTTCCGCAACCCGGACGACCATCGCTACCTGCGGTCCATCGCCAAGAAATACGGCATCATCTTCTCGCCCCCCGGCACCGGCATCTGCCATCAACTGCACCTGGAAAACTTCGCCAAGCCCGGCAAGACCCTCATCGGGTCCGACAGCCACACCCCCACCGCCGGCGGCGTGGGCTCCCTGGCCATGGGCGCGGGCGGCCTCTCCGTGGCCCTGGCCATGGCTGGCGAGCCGTATCACATCCCCATGCCCAAGGTGCTGCGGGTGCATCTGACCGGCACGCTCCAGGGCTGGGCTTCGGCCAAGGATGTCATCCTGCACCTGCTGGGCCGGCTCACGGTCAAGGGCGGGGTGGGCAAGGTGCTGGAATACACCGGCCCCGGCGTGGCCACCCTCTCCGTGCCGGAACGCGCCGTCATCACCAACATGGGCGCGGAGCTGGGCGCCACCACCTCCGTGTTCCCCAGCGACGAGCGCACCCGCGAGTTCCTGGTCAGCATGGGCCGTCCCGAAGACTTCACCCCCCTGGCTGCGGATGAAGACGCCGCCTACGACGACACCATCGAAGTCGATCTCTCCACCCTGGAACCCCTGGCCGCACAGCCCCACATGCCGGACCGCGTGGTGCCCGTGGCCCGGCTGGCCGGCCTCAAGGTGGATCAGGCAGCCATCGGCTCCTGCACCAACTCTTCCTATGCCGACATGAAATCCGTGGCCCTGCTCTTTGCCGGGAAGCAGGTGGCCGAACACACGGATACGATGATCTCCCCCGGCTCCAAGCAGGTCATCAAGCTGCTGGCCCGGGAATCCCTCATTGAGCCCATTGTGGATTCCGGCGCGCGCCTGCTGGAGGCCTCCTGCGGCCCGTGCATCGGCATGGGCGGCTCTCCGGTGTCCCAGGGCGTGAGCGTGCGGACCTTCAACCGCAACTTCGAGGGCCGCAGCGGCACCCAGGACGCCCAGGTGTATCTGGTGAGCCCCCTCACTGCCGCCCAGTGCGCCCTGCGCGGGGAATTCAGCGATCCCGCCACCTGGGGCGAGCCCCCGGCCGTGGACCCCCTGCCCAAGGACGCCCCCTCCATCCGCTCCCTGTTCATCTACCCGCCGGTGGACGGCGCGGCCGTGGAGATTGAGCGCGGCCCGAACATCGTGGCCCTGGAGCAATTCCCCACCCTGCCGGACACCATCGAAACCGCGGTCCAGCTCAAGGTGGAAGACAACATCACCACGGACCACATCCTGCCGGCCGGGGCGCAGATTACGGCCCTGCGGTCCAACATTCCGGCCATCAGCGAATACATTTTCAACCGGGTAGACGCCGGCTTTGTGGGCCGCATGAAGGCGCGCGCCGCCCAGGGCGTGGCCAAGGCCTGCGGCGGCGTCATCGTGGCCGGGGACAACTACGGCCAGGGCTCCTCCCGCGAGCATGCCGCCCTTGGGCCGCGGCACCTGGGCGTGTGCGCCGTGGTGGCCAAGTCCTTCGCGCGTATCCATCGCGCCAACCTCGTCAACTTCGGCATCCTGCCCCTGTTGCTGGTCAACAAGGACGATTACGACACCCTGGCCCAGGATACGCCGCTCTCCATCCCCACGGCGTCCATCCAGCCCGGCGGGGAAGTCTCCCTGCAGGTCAACGGCGTGGGGCTGGTGCCCGTCACCAACGATCTGTCCGCCCATGAGCTGGCCGTGATCCGCGCCGGCGGGCTGCTCAACTTCGTCCGATTCGCCAAGGCCCAGACGGCCTAAGGAGATACGGGTTCCCGCTATGATGGAATTTATCCGTACGTACGCCCATTCGTGGGCCGTGAAGATCCTGTTCGGGATCATCGTCGTTGTCTTTGTCTTTTTCGGCGTGAACAGCTTCAATGCGCCGCGCGCCGATGTGGTGGCCACGGTCAACGACATGCCCATCCTGGCCAAAACCTACACCCGCGCCCTGGAAATCACCGTGGATAACATGCGGCGCTCCGATCCATCCGTGGATGAAGCAGCCCTGATCCGCATGGGCCTGCGCCGTGACGTCCTGATGAAGCTCATCGCGGAAATGCTCATGGAGCAGGACGCCAGGCGCCAGGGCATCACCGTCGCCGACGAAGAGCTGCGCCAGACCATCATTGGCATGAGCCTGTTCCTGAACGAACGCGGCCAGTTCGATTCCCAGCGCTACCGCGCCATCCTGGCCCGCCAGAACCAGAGCGTGCGCGAATTCGAAGACAACGTCCGCAACGAGATGCTGGTCCAGAAACTGGCGGACGCCGTGACCAGCGCCACGTCCATGACCGAGGCCGAAACGCGGGACTTCTTCCTCTTCACCCGCATGCAGGCCGTGCTGGACTATGTGCCCCTGCGCGCTGCGGACTTCCTGGACGCCGTGGAAACCTCCCAGGAAGAGATTGCCGCCTGGTACGCCCAGCGCAACGAGACCTTCCGCACTGCCCCCCGCATGGAGCTGGCGGCCCTGGTGTTCACCCCGGATTCCCTGGCCCGCAACGAAACCGTTTCCGCGGAACAGGTGCAGGCCTTCTACGACAGCAACAAGGACCGTCTCTTCACCCAGGAAGAGCGGGTGCGCGCCCGGCACATCCTGCTGCGCGTGGAACAGAACGCCACCGCAGCCGAGGCCGGCGCCGTGCTGGAGCAGATCCGCGAAATCAAGACCCGCCTGGATAGTGGCGAGGAGTTCGCAGCCCTGGCTCAGGAGCTGTCCGACGATACGTCCAACATCGTCGGCGGGGATCTGGGCTGGTTCGGCCGCGGGCAGATGGTGCCGGCCTTCGAGGCGGCCGCCTTCGCCCTGAATCCCGGCGAAATCAGCGACCCCGTGCGCACGGACTTCGGCTATCACCTCATCAAAAGTGAACTCAAGGAAGAAGCCGGCGTGAAGGCCTTTGACGACGTCAAGGCCGAGATCCTCCAGCGTCTGGCCCGGGAACAGGCCGCCAGCCGCGTGGCCGATACCCTGGATCTGGCCCTGGAACGCGTGCTGGCCGGCGAGGCCTTTGATGTCGTGTCCAAGGACCTGGACGTGCCCCTGCAGACCACGCCCCTGCTGACCCAGGCGGAAGCCGTGGCCCGCTTTGGCCTGGAGCGCGAGGCCGGGGACACCCTGTTCCTGATGGCCGAGGGCGAAGTGTCCGACGCGCCCCTGCCCCTGGAGGACGGCTTCCTGCTGGCCCGCGTGGTGGCCAAGGCGCCGGCCACCATCAAGCCCCTGGCCGAAGTGCAGGACGACGTGACCGCGCGCATCAAAGCCGAAAAAGCCATGCTCAAGGCCAAGGATGCGGCGGATGCCCTGGCCAAGGAACTGCGGGAAACGCCCGATGCCCATGCCGACCGGGTGCAGGCCACCCTGCCCTTCAGCCGCAACGAAGCCATCGCCGGCCTGGGCGCCAACGAGGCCCTGCTGCACGCCGCCTTTGATGCCGAACCCGGCACCTGGATGGACACGCCCTTTGCCCTGGAAGACGGCTACGTGGTGGTCCGCGTGGCCCGGCGCGTCCCGCCGGAAGACGCCCAGTGGCAGACGGAAAAATCCCTGTGGATGGGCCACCTGACCCAGCGCAAGCAGCAGGAACTGCTGGAGTCCTACGTGACGGCGCTGCAGGAGTCGGCCAAGATCAGCATCAGCAATCCCTCGTTCTTCGAATAACGATCTGTGCGAGCGGGGACACCTTTTGCAAAAGGTTCCCCCGCTCGCGCGCTCTTCTTCCAGAACTTTTAGAGTCTCGTATCGCTCTCACCCGTCTTTGCAACAACTGCTCGGGGGGACCTTTTCTGCAGAAAGGGTCCCCCCGAGCAGTCGTTTCAGGGGTATTCTGCCTCGCCCCAGCAGTCTCCGGGGAGACGGCGTTCATCCACATGCATGCGCTTCCCCGTTTTCGTGAGCACGGCATAGGATCGCCGGCCCGACCGCGAGGCGCACAGCGAGCCCGGGTTCACCACCAGCACGCCGCGCATCGTCTGGCACAAAAAGCGGTGCGTGTGACCAAAGCAGACCACGTCCACCCCGCCGCCAAAGGCGTCCAGCACCCGGGCCGGATCGCCGGCCAGCTCGGCATGTCCATGCGCCAGACCGAGCACCAGATCCCCGGCCTGCACCGTGGCGCGCCAGGGCAGCTCACCGTGCATGGTCCAGGGGTCCGAGTTGCCCAGCACGCCATGAAATCCGGGATGCTGCAGCAGGTAGTGGTACATGGCCGGCGCGGCATAGTCGCCGCAATGCAGCAGCAGATCCATGGGAGCCAACTCCGCCTCGTAAAACGCCTCGAACCAGGCGGTGGGCCGCTCCAGATGGGTATCGGAAATAACGGCGATGCGCATCCTTACATCGTATAACAATTTTGCCATTCCTGGCAACAATAAAAGGATGCGGTACTGCAAAGGCGCGCAGCTCAGGCCGCAGCGCGGCTTGAATGCTGCTCCGCGAAGTATCGCGCCGGTGATTTGCCCATGATCTTTTTGAACATGGTGATGAAGGCGCTGGCGCTCTCATAGCCGAGATCCAGGGCCACGGCCTGCACGGAATTGCCCTGGGCCAGCCGCTGCAGGGCGATGAGGATGTGCAGCTGCTGCCGCCAGCGGCCAAAACTCATGCCCGTATCCCGGTGCAGCATGCGGGACAGGGTGCGCTCGGCCATGCCAATGCGTCGCCCCCATTCGGCAATGGTGGAACGGTCCGCCGGGTTGTTCAGCAGGCTGATGGCGATATGCCGCAGCCGCTCTTCGCACGGCATGGGGAAGCTCAGGCGCGCCGCAGGCGAGGCGGCCAGCTGGTCCAGCAGCACCTGCACGATGCGGCCGTCCGGCCCGTCTTCCTCATACAGCATGGGCATCTGCGCGGCGTATAGCAGCAGCTCCTGCAGCAACGGGGAGACCGTCAGGGTGCGGCACTCCTGGGGCAAGGTGGGCACGGCGTCCGGCTCCACGAAAAGCCCATAGATTTGCAACGCGCCGGCACCGCGAAAGGTCAGGGGCATGCCGCTGGGAATCCACAGGGCGCAGCGCGGCGGCACAATCCACACGCCGTGATCCGCCTCCAGCGTCACCACCCCGCGCATGGTCAGCAGCAGATGCGCCTTGCGGTGCGGCAGCACGGACTTCTCCACGCCCTTGGTCACCACGTCGATGCCCACCGCCACCACAGCCCGGGGCACGCCATCCGGATAAAAGCTCTGACAGTCTGGTTGAAGAATTGGCATGCCCCGGATCCTAGTCCCGGACGGGCGTTTTGGCAATCCTTGAATATATCGACCCCAAAATGCTATTTCATGACAATACGCTATCTGTTTAAAATCATAAATGAAACAGCTGCATTTGGCCGAATTGAGATATAATATGGCAAAATTCAGGAATGAGACAAGTCGCAATCGCTGATAGTAGCAAGCGCAACTGTTTATTCCCGCCCACACGCGCCAGTGTTCGCCACGGTGCGGCAACGGGCCATATTCCCGCAGCATGCGCCCTCATACAGCATCGAAACGCCACCTCAACGCAGCAGGATCCCCCATGCGTAGCCGCGTCATTCTTTTTTTGTTGGTCTGTGTTGCCGCCATGGCGGCCCTGAATTCCTACAGTGAACGCTCCCACGCCCAGGGACCGCCGCCGGCCATGGAACCGGAGGTGACGGTTCTTACCCTGGCCCCCAGCGTTGTCACCCTGACCACGGAACTGCCCGGCCGCACCTCGGCCCATCTGGTAAGTGAGGTCCGGCCCCAGGTGAGCGGCATTCTGCAGAAGCGCCTGTTCACGGAAGGCGCGGAAGTGACCGAGGGCGACGTGTTGTACAAAATCGATCCCGCCCACTACCAGGCCGTGTACGACAACGCCAAGGCGGCCCTGGCCAAGGCCGAGGCCAACGTGGTGCCCGTGAAGCTCAGGGCCGAGCGGACGGCCAATCTGGCCCGGCAGGACGCCGTGAGCCGCCAGGACAACGACGATGCCCACGCCGCCCACCGGCAGGCCGAAGCCGAGGTGCTCGCCACCAAGGCAGCCCTGGAGACGGCGCGCATCAATCTGGAATACACCAACGTGCGCGCGCCCATTTCCGGGCGTATCGGCAAGTCCGCCGTCACGCCTGGGGCACTGGTCACGGCCAATCAGGCGGCGGCCCTGTCCACCATCCAGCAGACCGATCCCATTTATGTGGATCTGACGCAATCCAGCGCCGAAGTGATGCGCCTCAGGCGCGATCTGCAGCAGGGCGTGCTCAAGCAGGCGGCGGATGGCGGCGCCACCGTGTCCCTGATCCTGGAGGACGGCACCCCCTACGCCCTGGACGGCGTGCTGAAGTTCGCGGACATCACCGTGGACCAGAGCACGGGCGTCATCACCTTGCGGGCGGAGTTCCCCAACCCTGCCGGCGAGCTGCTGCCGGGCTTGTACGTGCGCGCCGTGCTGACCGAAGGGGTGGACGAGCACGCCATCCTGGCGCCCCAGGCCGCCGTGAGCCGCGACACCAAGGGCAACCCCCTGGTGATGGTGGTGAATGCCGAGGGTGTGGTGGAGGCCCGGCCCATCACCGTGCGCCGCACCATCGGGGATTCCTGGCTGGTGGGCGAAGGGGTGGCTGTCGGGGAGCGCATTGTGGTGGACGGTCTGCAGAAGGCCCGGCCAGGGCGCAAGGTGAAGGTGGTGGAAACCAACGCCACCCGCCCCGGCGCAGTCACCAATGCGGCGGCGGCCGTGGCCGACAAGATCCTCGCCAAAACCGCCGCAGCCGGCACCGACGGCGTCACCGCCCTCGCCACCTCCGCCGCCCCCACCACAACCGCCGCCCAGTAGGGCCCGGGGAGCATCAGCATCATGGCCAAGTTTTTCATCGATCGCCCGGTCTTCGCCTGGGTCATCGCCATCATCATCATGCTGGCCGGCGCGTTGTCCATCCTGCGCCTGCCCATCTCGCAATATCCGAACATCGCGCCCACGGCCATCACCATCACGGCCACGTACCCTGGCGCCTCGTCCCAGACCATCGAAAACACGGTGACCCAGATCATCGAACAGAAGATGAAGGGCATCGACAACCTCAAATACATGTCCTCCACCAGCGAATCCACGGGACAGGCGGAGATCGAACTGACCTTCGACTCCTCCACCGATCCGGATATCGCCCAGGTGCAGGTGCAGAACAAGCTGGCCCTGGCCACGCCGCTACTGCCGCAGGAAGTGCAGCGCCAGGGCATTGCCGTGAACAAGAGCTCGTCCAGCTTCCTCATGGTCATCGGCCTGATGAGCGACGACGGCTCCATGACCGGCGCAGACTTGAGCGACTACGCCTCCTCCAACCTGCTGGACGCCATCAGCCGTGTGGACGGCGTGGGCGAGGCCAACATCTTCGGCGCGCAGTACGCCATGCGCATCTGGCTCGATCCGGACAAGCTCAACAAATACAAGCTGAATCCGACGGATGTACTGGCCGCCATCGAGGCCCAGAACACCCAGACCAGCGCCGGGCAGATTGGCGGCGCGCCGGCCGTGTCTGGTCAGCAGATGAGCTACACCATCCTCTCCCAGACCCAGTTCACCAATGCCCACGAATTCGAGCAGGTGCTGCTGCGCGTGAACGAGGACGGCTCCGCCGTGCGCATTGCCGACGTGGCCCGGGTGCAGCTGGGCAGCGAGAGCTACGACACGATCTCGCGCTTCAACGGCAAGCCTGCCGCTGGCTTGTCCGTCAAGCTGGCCACCGGCGCCAACGCCCTGGATACGGTGGAGCGCGTACGCGAGACCCTGGACCAGCTCGCCGTGAACTTCCCGCAGGGCGTGCGCTGTGTGTTCCCGTACGACACCACGCCCTTCGTGAGTGCCAGCCTGGAGGAAGTGGTCAAGACGCTGTTTGAGGCCATCTTCCTGGTCTTCCTCATCATGTACCTGTTTCTGCAGAACTTCCGGGCCACGCTCATTCCCACCATCGCCGTGCCCGTGGTGCTGCTGGGCACCTTCGGGGCCCTGGCGGCCTTTGGGTATTCCATCAACACGCTGACCATGTTCGGCGTGGTACTGGCCATCGGCCTTTTGGTGGATGACGCCATCGTGGTGGTGGAAAACGTGGAACGCATCATGACCCAGGAGGGCCTGTCGCCCCGGGAAGCCACCCGCAAGTCCATGGATCAGATTACCGGCGCGCTGGTGGGCATTGCCCTGGTGCTCTCGGCGGTGTTCATCCCCATGGCGTTCATCGACGGGTCCACGGGCGTTATTTACCGGCAGTTCTCCCTGACCATCGTCTCGGCCATGCTGCTGTCCGTGGTGGTGGCCGTGGTGCTCACGCCGGCCTTGTGCGCCACCATGCTCAAGCCGCACCACACGCTGCACAGCACGCCCCAGCGCGGGTTCTTCGGCTGGTTCAACCGCATGTTCGACCGCGGCAACGCCGGCTACCAGCGCGGCGTGCATGGGCTGCTCAAGCGCAAAAAACGCGTGATGCTCGTCTATGTGGCCATTGTCGCCGCCCTGGCCGTGCTGTTCCTGCGGCTGCCCACATCCTTTTTGCCGGATGAGGACCAGGGCATCATCTTCGCCCTCATCCAGTTGCCCGTGGGCGCGCCCCAGGAACGCACCCTGGACGTGCTTGCCCAAGTGGAACAGCACTTTCTGGAAGACGAAGCCGCGGTGGTGAAATCCATCTTCACCGTGGCCGGATTCAGTTTTGCCGGCAAGGGGCAGAACACGGGCATCGCCTTTGTGCAGCTCAAGGATTGGGCCGAGCGCAAGGGCGAAGGCATGAGCGCCCAGGACGTGGCCATGCGGGCCATGGGGGCATTCATGCGGATCAAATCCGCACAGATCTTCGCCTTCACCCCGCCGGCGGTGCTGGAACTGGGCGACGCCACCGGCTTTGACCTGTATCTGCAAGACCGCGCCGGCCTGGGCCACGCCGCCCTGATGCAGGCCCGCAATCAGATCCTGGGCATGGCCGCGCAAAACCCCGAGGTGGTGGCCGTACGGCCCAACGGGCAGGACGACACGCCCCAGTATCAGATCGACATCGACCTGGCCAAGGCCGGTGCGCTGTCCC
This sequence is a window from Megalodesulfovibrio gigas DSM 1382 = ATCC 19364. Protein-coding genes within it:
- a CDS encoding 3-phosphoshikimate 1-carboxyvinyltransferase, with the translated sequence MDHKLLDILEERAAILAAMRAGKKGRAAMEQHLEQRLWQAWEERAGRATGDKSRWRTLFTLIQDLPAARHPEPGESTAGFQLFPKPVPCKAQVLAPAGVWESQCWAALAVQCSRHAQLRGVAFNAALAFLVKALNHAGATIRWNNDILASEGGSIKLDGKALFVGDDALGCYFLLFLALGQHIRLRVTGDTGLKLLDLSPVGRFLQAFQARLTPVVPGSKGLPARLESAGLPPAAIQLPSDLPPEALLALAMAAPSYEEGLSISWKDSKFEPVAARAAAVLASFVPDAVHVPGTLTIPRAEPTLPPVAHLPMDPLLAVSLLALPLCHPAGGDMALEGAFPAQRSPWKEGLALLRAAGGEPEVDPDMVRVAVDGSRRGSLILDTMADPACFPLSFALAAARMLQDAEATAQLSLPATDLDRQACEELAARLGLRMEQDDACLRLTGRMGEAGATTPWLAPTAAWGLAYACLSMARPGLALANPGGVTELLPRFWNLFNTLPQPPRDVLLVAPAPMDEENADDGRGRKRRIKLRGDITPS
- a CDS encoding aconitate hydratase, whose translation is MPKNLTQKIIAAHLMDGSMEPGAEIGLKIDQTLTQDATGTMAYLQFEALGLDRVKTELSVSYVDHNTLQMGFRNPDDHRYLRSIAKKYGIIFSPPGTGICHQLHLENFAKPGKTLIGSDSHTPTAGGVGSLAMGAGGLSVALAMAGEPYHIPMPKVLRVHLTGTLQGWASAKDVILHLLGRLTVKGGVGKVLEYTGPGVATLSVPERAVITNMGAELGATTSVFPSDERTREFLVSMGRPEDFTPLAADEDAAYDDTIEVDLSTLEPLAAQPHMPDRVVPVARLAGLKVDQAAIGSCTNSSYADMKSVALLFAGKQVAEHTDTMISPGSKQVIKLLARESLIEPIVDSGARLLEASCGPCIGMGGSPVSQGVSVRTFNRNFEGRSGTQDAQVYLVSPLTAAQCALRGEFSDPATWGEPPAVDPLPKDAPSIRSLFIYPPVDGAAVEIERGPNIVALEQFPTLPDTIETAVQLKVEDNITTDHILPAGAQITALRSNIPAISEYIFNRVDAGFVGRMKARAAQGVAKACGGVIVAGDNYGQGSSREHAALGPRHLGVCAVVAKSFARIHRANLVNFGILPLLLVNKDDYDTLAQDTPLSIPTASIQPGGEVSLQVNGVGLVPVTNDLSAHELAVIRAGGLLNFVRFAKAQTA
- a CDS encoding peptidylprolyl isomerase — protein: MMEFIRTYAHSWAVKILFGIIVVVFVFFGVNSFNAPRADVVATVNDMPILAKTYTRALEITVDNMRRSDPSVDEAALIRMGLRRDVLMKLIAEMLMEQDARRQGITVADEELRQTIIGMSLFLNERGQFDSQRYRAILARQNQSVREFEDNVRNEMLVQKLADAVTSATSMTEAETRDFFLFTRMQAVLDYVPLRAADFLDAVETSQEEIAAWYAQRNETFRTAPRMELAALVFTPDSLARNETVSAEQVQAFYDSNKDRLFTQEERVRARHILLRVEQNATAAEAGAVLEQIREIKTRLDSGEEFAALAQELSDDTSNIVGGDLGWFGRGQMVPAFEAAAFALNPGEISDPVRTDFGYHLIKSELKEEAGVKAFDDVKAEILQRLAREQAASRVADTLDLALERVLAGEAFDVVSKDLDVPLQTTPLLTQAEAVARFGLEREAGDTLFLMAEGEVSDAPLPLEDGFLLARVVAKAPATIKPLAEVQDDVTARIKAEKAMLKAKDAADALAKELRETPDAHADRVQATLPFSRNEAIAGLGANEALLHAAFDAEPGTWMDTPFALEDGYVVVRVARRVPPEDAQWQTEKSLWMGHLTQRKQQELLESYVTALQESAKISISNPSFFE
- a CDS encoding metallophosphoesterase family protein, encoding MRIAVISDTHLERPTAWFEAFYEAELAPMDLLLHCGDYAAPAMYHYLLQHPGFHGVLGNSDPWTMHGELPWRATVQAGDLVLGLAHGHAELAGDPARVLDAFGGGVDVVCFGHTHRFLCQTMRGVLVVNPGSLCASRSGRRSYAVLTKTGKRMHVDERRLPGDCWGEAEYP
- a CDS encoding helix-turn-helix domain-containing protein, which translates into the protein MPILQPDCQSFYPDGVPRAVVAVGIDVVTKGVEKSVLPHRKAHLLLTMRGVVTLEADHGVWIVPPRCALWIPSGMPLTFRGAGALQIYGLFVEPDAVPTLPQECRTLTVSPLLQELLLYAAQMPMLYEEDGPDGRIVQVLLDQLAASPAARLSFPMPCEERLRHIAISLLNNPADRSTIAEWGRRIGMAERTLSRMLHRDTGMSFGRWRQQLHILIALQRLAQGNSVQAVALDLGYESASAFITMFKKIMGKSPARYFAEQHSSRAAA
- a CDS encoding efflux RND transporter periplasmic adaptor subunit, which codes for MRSRVILFLLVCVAAMAALNSYSERSHAQGPPPAMEPEVTVLTLAPSVVTLTTELPGRTSAHLVSEVRPQVSGILQKRLFTEGAEVTEGDVLYKIDPAHYQAVYDNAKAALAKAEANVVPVKLRAERTANLARQDAVSRQDNDDAHAAHRQAEAEVLATKAALETARINLEYTNVRAPISGRIGKSAVTPGALVTANQAAALSTIQQTDPIYVDLTQSSAEVMRLRRDLQQGVLKQAADGGATVSLILEDGTPYALDGVLKFADITVDQSTGVITLRAEFPNPAGELLPGLYVRAVLTEGVDEHAILAPQAAVSRDTKGNPLVMVVNAEGVVEARPITVRRTIGDSWLVGEGVAVGERIVVDGLQKARPGRKVKVVETNATRPGAVTNAAAAVADKILAKTAAAGTDGVTALATSAAPTTTAAQ
- a CDS encoding efflux RND transporter permease subunit, giving the protein MAKFFIDRPVFAWVIAIIIMLAGALSILRLPISQYPNIAPTAITITATYPGASSQTIENTVTQIIEQKMKGIDNLKYMSSTSESTGQAEIELTFDSSTDPDIAQVQVQNKLALATPLLPQEVQRQGIAVNKSSSSFLMVIGLMSDDGSMTGADLSDYASSNLLDAISRVDGVGEANIFGAQYAMRIWLDPDKLNKYKLNPTDVLAAIEAQNTQTSAGQIGGAPAVSGQQMSYTILSQTQFTNAHEFEQVLLRVNEDGSAVRIADVARVQLGSESYDTISRFNGKPAAGLSVKLATGANALDTVERVRETLDQLAVNFPQGVRCVFPYDTTPFVSASLEEVVKTLFEAIFLVFLIMYLFLQNFRATLIPTIAVPVVLLGTFGALAAFGYSINTLTMFGVVLAIGLLVDDAIVVVENVERIMTQEGLSPREATRKSMDQITGALVGIALVLSAVFIPMAFIDGSTGVIYRQFSLTIVSAMLLSVVVAVVLTPALCATMLKPHHTLHSTPQRGFFGWFNRMFDRGNAGYQRGVHGLLKRKKRVMLVYVAIVAALAVLFLRLPTSFLPDEDQGIIFALIQLPVGAPQERTLDVLAQVEQHFLEDEAAVVKSIFTVAGFSFAGKGQNTGIAFVQLKDWAERKGEGMSAQDVAMRAMGAFMRIKSAQIFAFTPPAVLELGDATGFDLYLQDRAGLGHAALMQARNQILGMAAQNPEVVAVRPNGQDDTPQYQIDIDLAKAGALSLSMGDITNTMSIALGGAYVNDFIDRGRVKKVYVQGDAPYRMMPQDIERWFVRNGLGEMVPFQTFSAGRWTYGSPRLERYNGVPAVEIMGSAAPGKSSGDAMRVMEDMVAKLPAGFGLEWTGLSYQERMSGSQAPALYAISVLVVFLCLAALYESWTVPTAVMLVVPLGIIGSVLATMGRGLSNDVYFQVGLLTTIGLSAKNAILIVEFAKDLVEEGWDITKAVLEAARLRLRPILMTSFAFILGVLPLALATGAGSGSQRAIGTGVIGGMLAATVLGCYFVPVFFLLVYRRSRAVQSHRGESPSSMETQPADGPA